In Gimesia benthica, a single window of DNA contains:
- a CDS encoding acyl-CoA desaturase: MASVILEQPPENQSTVTAQPKKSKKREEREQIICKFHKENLKWSNVDWVILLWMAGIHIGAVAAFFFISWQAVVTCLVLHWATASIGICLGYHRYLSHKSMKLRAPAEFFVLLCGVLSGEGSPLTWAATHRLHHQKSDKHGDPHSPFEGTFWSHLLWLFVYRSKEVNQKFFEHYVPDMKDRKMLQFFEKTYGLWVVGSGFVLFGIGYAMGGMYMAWSMLLWGLCARMAFVYNSTWFVNSATHLWGYRNYETTDQSKNLWWVAIVAYGEGWHNNHHAHPSVAPAGHRKWEFDITWWSIKALRAIGQAYDVNDRIPQKNAEPEVDPEPGKNGIVVAK; encoded by the coding sequence ATGGCGAGTGTCATCTTAGAGCAACCTCCTGAGAATCAATCCACGGTTACAGCTCAGCCGAAGAAATCCAAAAAACGCGAAGAGCGCGAGCAGATCATTTGCAAGTTCCACAAAGAGAACCTGAAATGGAGCAATGTGGACTGGGTCATTCTGTTGTGGATGGCAGGCATTCACATCGGTGCTGTCGCGGCGTTTTTCTTCATCTCCTGGCAGGCCGTCGTGACCTGTCTGGTACTGCACTGGGCCACCGCCAGTATTGGCATCTGCCTGGGCTACCACCGTTACCTCTCACATAAATCGATGAAGCTGCGTGCTCCTGCTGAGTTCTTCGTGCTGCTCTGTGGCGTGCTGTCGGGTGAAGGTTCACCGCTGACCTGGGCCGCGACTCATCGCCTGCATCACCAGAAATCTGACAAGCACGGTGATCCCCACTCTCCGTTTGAGGGAACTTTCTGGTCTCACCTGCTCTGGTTGTTCGTGTATCGCAGCAAGGAAGTCAACCAGAAGTTCTTCGAGCACTATGTGCCCGACATGAAAGATCGCAAGATGCTGCAGTTCTTCGAAAAGACCTACGGACTCTGGGTGGTTGGTTCCGGCTTCGTCCTGTTCGGCATTGGATACGCAATGGGCGGGATGTACATGGCCTGGTCAATGCTGCTCTGGGGCCTGTGTGCCCGGATGGCATTTGTTTACAACTCAACCTGGTTTGTGAACTCCGCGACACACCTGTGGGGTTACCGCAACTATGAAACGACCGATCAGTCCAAGAACCTGTGGTGGGTCGCAATCGTCGCTTACGGCGAAGGCTGGCACAACAATCACCACGCTCATCCTTCCGTAGCACCCGCCGGTCACCGCAAATGGGAATTCGACATTACCTGGTGGTCCATCAAAGCACTGCGGGCCATTGGACAGGCATACGATGTTAACGATCGGATTCCTCAGAAGAACGCCGAGCCGGAAGTTGATCCGGAGCCCGGTAAGAACGGCATCGTAGTCGCGAAGTAA
- a CDS encoding sensor histidine kinase, producing the protein MKMDIGVLMTGRRILGTRIGKETVKSSAEQQQNEGRSASAKSSVAADARSTNRGTETLMRKVRRGRLRLPITLSVVLMILNVALMVFWIILAAQIYWWTALAIGTVVFVLILVGLSLYLVLTIKEVRLNQRQSDFIDSVTHELKTPLASLRLYLETLQLRQLSDEQRGEFYVTMKTELERLDHLISQLLEVKRLDALGMQSDPEDILLEPLIRHCAKLECNRRQLDIDQVCEFDIEAATVHTRRILLEMIFRNVIDNAIKYGGAVPKVQIQVRVSSGGRVISRVMDNGEGVDPEIRKEIFKIFYRGESELERRKTGTGLGLYIVRTLVHLLGGKVTVHDRLDQPGSVFAIDLPGKAEE; encoded by the coding sequence ATGAAGATGGATATAGGTGTGTTGATGACGGGACGTCGAATTTTGGGAACACGCATCGGAAAAGAAACTGTGAAGTCATCCGCAGAACAGCAACAGAATGAGGGACGCTCTGCCTCGGCGAAGTCTTCAGTCGCAGCAGACGCGCGTTCTACTAATCGCGGGACGGAAACGCTGATGAGAAAAGTGCGGCGGGGACGATTACGGTTACCGATCACCTTAAGTGTCGTACTGATGATCCTGAATGTCGCACTCATGGTGTTCTGGATCATTCTGGCGGCGCAAATTTACTGGTGGACGGCCCTGGCGATCGGTACGGTCGTCTTCGTGTTGATTCTGGTGGGACTCTCACTGTATCTCGTGCTGACCATCAAGGAAGTTCGCCTGAATCAGCGTCAGTCTGATTTTATCGACAGTGTGACGCACGAACTGAAAACACCACTCGCTTCGCTGAGACTTTACCTGGAAACACTACAGCTTCGTCAGCTTTCTGATGAGCAGCGAGGCGAATTTTATGTCACGATGAAGACTGAGCTGGAACGACTGGATCATCTGATTTCGCAGCTCCTGGAGGTGAAACGTCTGGATGCGCTGGGGATGCAGTCCGATCCGGAAGACATTCTGCTGGAACCTTTGATTCGCCACTGTGCCAAGCTGGAATGCAATCGTCGTCAACTGGATATCGACCAGGTATGCGAGTTCGATATCGAGGCCGCCACGGTACATACACGCAGAATTCTACTGGAAATGATCTTTCGCAACGTGATCGACAATGCCATCAAGTATGGCGGTGCAGTGCCGAAGGTTCAGATTCAAGTGCGCGTGAGCAGTGGTGGCCGGGTGATTTCCCGAGTGATGGATAATGGCGAAGGAGTCGATCCGGAAATCCGCAAAGAGATCTTTAAAATCTTCTATCGAGGGGAAAGTGAGTTGGAGCGGCGCAAAACAGGAACGGGACTGGGCCTGTATATTGTACGGACACTGGTACATCTGCTGGGCGGTAAAGTCACCGTACATGATCGACTGGACCAGCCCGGGAGCGTATTTGCCATCGATTTGCCAGGGAAAGCGGAAGAATGA
- a CDS encoding DUF2784 domain-containing protein has translation MNFHDTQFLSKLAADAIVVIHFAFVLFVLIGQLLIMVGALAGWNWIRNFKFRLIHLGSILFVVAESLLGIVCPLTTLEKWLREQAGETSYEGDFIASWVHDALFFDAAPWVFTVCYTLFGLLVLLTFLFAPPRRKPSVQTPAEA, from the coding sequence ATGAATTTTCACGACACCCAATTTCTGAGCAAGCTGGCCGCAGATGCCATCGTGGTTATTCATTTCGCCTTTGTGCTGTTCGTTCTGATCGGGCAGTTACTGATCATGGTCGGTGCCCTGGCCGGGTGGAACTGGATCCGTAACTTCAAATTCCGTCTGATCCACCTGGGTTCGATTCTGTTCGTCGTAGCCGAATCTCTGCTGGGTATTGTCTGTCCGCTGACCACACTGGAAAAATGGTTGCGCGAACAGGCAGGGGAAACCTCCTACGAGGGCGATTTTATTGCCAGCTGGGTCCATGATGCGCTCTTTTTCGATGCGGCTCCCTGGGTCTTTACGGTCTGCTATACGCTGTTCGGGCTGCTGGTTCTGCTCACATTTCTCTTCGCGCCCCCGCGTCGAAAACCCTCTGTACAGACGCCTGCGGAAGCCTGA
- a CDS encoding SDR family oxidoreductase: MPGLENKKVVVTGGGTGIGEACALILAQAGADVVVGGRRQEPLEKVAAKAEGKVDYHVIDVADRDSVAAFFKAANEKLGQIDILVHCAGINCRDRSMEVVSPEDWDRLMTVNATGAFNCMQAVLPQMRERQDGLIINICSISGLRAALLGGVAYNASKFAMTALGTTVAQEEKDRGIRVSTIYPGEVETPILDERPVPVSKEHRAKILQPEDVAAAVLMISQLPPRAHVQDLTIKPTTAAFV; encoded by the coding sequence ATGCCAGGATTAGAAAATAAGAAAGTTGTTGTTACCGGGGGAGGGACTGGAATCGGAGAGGCCTGTGCCCTCATACTGGCCCAGGCCGGTGCGGATGTCGTCGTGGGTGGCCGTCGTCAGGAACCACTGGAGAAAGTTGCTGCCAAGGCCGAAGGAAAAGTTGACTACCATGTGATCGATGTCGCCGATCGTGACAGCGTTGCGGCTTTCTTCAAAGCAGCCAACGAGAAACTGGGCCAGATTGACATCCTCGTCCATTGTGCCGGCATCAACTGCCGAGACCGCTCCATGGAAGTTGTCTCCCCGGAAGACTGGGATCGCCTGATGACTGTTAACGCGACCGGAGCTTTCAACTGCATGCAGGCGGTTTTGCCCCAGATGCGGGAACGCCAGGACGGACTGATCATTAATATCTGTTCGATTTCCGGTTTGCGGGCTGCTCTGCTCGGCGGCGTCGCCTATAATGCATCCAAGTTTGCGATGACTGCGCTGGGAACCACCGTCGCCCAGGAGGAAAAAGACCGTGGGATTCGAGTTTCCACCATATACCCGGGTGAAGTTGAAACTCCGATTCTGGACGAACGGCCTGTGCCCGTCAGCAAAGAACATCGCGCCAAAATTCTGCAGCCCGAGGACGTTGCTGCTGCCGTTTTGATGATCAGCCAGTTACCGCCTCGTGCTCACGTTCAGGATCTGACCATCAAGCCGACTACCGCGGCCTTTGTCTGA
- the thiL gene encoding thiamine-phosphate kinase, whose translation MAAAFHEFDLIKWIQTRCPAPPHDLRSIGDDTAIVQPQAGRELLLATDMLMEGTHFTFPPATPELAGRKALAVNLSDIAAMAGEPHSALVSLALPRSRGAEFAKSVMQGLIDLAREFHVEVIGGDTNSWDGPLVINVAVMGMAPSLQSITRSNARDGDWIFVTGALGGSMASHHLTFTPRIREAMLLRQTVSLHAMIDISDGLASDLQHITTESGVGAVIRSEQLPINACLSAELTEAERLQKALSDGEDFELLFTVSPEDGQKLLEQNPLSIPLTHLGEINTGQGAFLQQPDGSRVSLERSGWQHQL comes from the coding sequence ATGGCTGCCGCTTTCCACGAATTTGATCTGATCAAATGGATCCAGACCCGTTGCCCGGCTCCTCCGCATGACCTGCGGAGCATCGGCGATGATACTGCCATTGTGCAACCGCAGGCGGGCAGGGAGCTGCTACTGGCAACCGACATGTTGATGGAAGGGACGCATTTCACGTTTCCTCCTGCGACTCCTGAACTGGCTGGTCGCAAGGCGCTGGCAGTGAATCTCAGTGACATCGCCGCGATGGCGGGAGAACCGCATTCCGCCCTGGTCAGTCTGGCGTTACCCCGTTCACGGGGGGCTGAATTTGCCAAGTCTGTCATGCAGGGCCTGATAGACCTCGCCAGAGAATTTCACGTTGAGGTCATCGGCGGTGACACGAACAGCTGGGACGGCCCACTGGTGATCAACGTCGCGGTCATGGGGATGGCTCCGAGCCTGCAGTCAATTACACGTTCCAATGCCCGTGACGGGGACTGGATCTTCGTTACCGGCGCTCTGGGTGGCAGCATGGCGTCACATCACCTGACCTTTACGCCACGCATCAGGGAAGCAATGCTCCTCAGGCAAACGGTCTCCCTGCACGCGATGATCGACATCAGCGATGGACTGGCTTCTGATCTGCAGCATATAACAACTGAATCAGGCGTGGGAGCCGTGATCCGCTCAGAGCAGCTTCCCATCAACGCCTGCCTTTCTGCAGAACTGACTGAAGCAGAGCGTCTGCAGAAGGCACTTTCCGACGGCGAAGACTTCGAACTGCTCTTCACAGTCTCACCTGAAGATGGACAAAAACTGCTCGAGCAGAACCCGCTCTCAATTCCACTTACGCACCTGGGTGAAATCAATACAGGGCAGGGGGCGTTCCTGCAACAACCCGACGGTTCCCGCGTTTCACTGGAACGAAGTGGCTGGCAGCATCAACTCTGA
- the recR gene encoding recombination mediator RecR, which yields MAFRGRENQSHPYGSSVGQLIDQFATLPGIGRKSAERLAHYVLSIPEAEARQLADAIIAVKQAIHPCKICFNLTEQDVCSICADSRRDKKLVCVVEQPRDVVSLEATSSFQGVYHVLQGRISPLEGVGPDDLTINALVRRVKQDGVQEIIMATNPTLEGDGTALYISNLLEHENVEITRLARGIASGSVLEFANKEMLADALQGRQRF from the coding sequence ATGGCGTTTCGTGGAAGAGAGAATCAGTCTCATCCTTATGGTTCCAGCGTGGGGCAATTGATTGACCAGTTTGCTACGCTGCCCGGAATCGGTCGCAAGTCGGCGGAACGTCTGGCGCACTATGTCCTCTCGATTCCCGAGGCCGAAGCGCGTCAACTGGCGGATGCCATCATTGCCGTAAAACAGGCGATTCATCCCTGCAAGATCTGCTTTAACCTGACCGAACAGGACGTCTGCAGCATCTGTGCTGATTCACGACGGGATAAAAAACTGGTCTGTGTTGTCGAACAGCCCCGGGATGTGGTTTCACTGGAAGCCACCAGTTCGTTTCAGGGTGTGTATCATGTGCTGCAGGGACGAATTTCTCCCCTGGAAGGAGTCGGCCCCGATGATCTGACGATCAACGCCCTGGTGCGCCGGGTCAAGCAGGATGGCGTACAGGAAATTATTATGGCTACCAACCCGACCCTGGAAGGGGACGGGACTGCTCTCTACATTTCGAATCTGCTCGAACACGAAAATGTAGAGATTACCAGGCTGGCGCGCGGAATCGCTTCCGGCAGCGTCCTGGAATTTGCGAATAAAGAGATGTTGGCGGATGCCTTGCAGGGACGACAAAGGTTCTAG
- a CDS encoding amidase yields the protein MNLFQTPPQTIADTQQALKAGTLSCRELLEQCFRKIDAEEDVIHAWAYLDRVSAFQQADELDAEIQRGIWRGPLHGIPVGIKDIIDVKGMPTRAGLESRDETPASQDAMVVANLRLEGAIFPGKTETTQLACFDPPPTRNPWNQDHTPGGSSSGSAAAVAAGMCLAAVGTQTGGSIIRPSAFCGIAGLKPTFGMVDRQGVILLSDHLDHVGPIAQTVVDLVIMLDCMTDQATYLPLLMEPVTEPPRIGWLSGFFSERAEPEMQQALMMASDELNAAGAPIRECPLPAEFDSILEEHMALMGYEIFQHMGGDYDQNPDDYGPAISKVLEWGRRVTPERYQASLDYQNMISQVMRRCFARSEILISPATYGVAPTPSTTGNPGMNAPWSLTGFPTITIPVAVSETGLPLGIQITGHPDKFDDLLKAAQWCENVLRPGYLEQIKQG from the coding sequence ATGAATCTGTTCCAGACACCACCTCAAACCATCGCAGACACACAACAGGCCCTCAAGGCAGGCACGCTCTCGTGCCGCGAACTTCTGGAACAATGCTTCCGAAAAATCGATGCGGAAGAAGATGTCATCCACGCCTGGGCTTACCTTGATCGTGTGTCCGCCTTTCAACAGGCCGATGAACTGGACGCGGAAATTCAACGAGGCATCTGGCGGGGTCCGCTGCATGGCATCCCCGTGGGTATCAAGGACATCATCGACGTCAAAGGCATGCCCACCCGGGCCGGGCTGGAATCGCGGGACGAGACGCCCGCCTCCCAGGACGCGATGGTCGTCGCCAACCTGCGTCTGGAAGGAGCGATCTTTCCCGGAAAAACGGAGACGACTCAGCTGGCCTGCTTCGATCCACCACCCACACGAAATCCCTGGAATCAGGACCACACGCCAGGAGGCTCCTCAAGCGGTTCTGCCGCCGCTGTCGCTGCAGGGATGTGCCTGGCGGCAGTCGGTACTCAGACCGGAGGCTCCATTATTCGTCCCTCGGCTTTTTGCGGTATTGCAGGGTTGAAGCCCACTTTCGGTATGGTTGACCGACAGGGCGTCATCCTGCTCTCCGACCATCTGGATCATGTGGGACCGATCGCACAGACGGTGGTTGACCTGGTGATCATGCTGGACTGCATGACCGACCAGGCGACGTATCTGCCTTTATTAATGGAACCCGTTACCGAACCACCGCGAATTGGCTGGCTGTCGGGATTTTTCTCAGAACGTGCGGAGCCCGAGATGCAGCAGGCCCTCATGATGGCTTCTGATGAATTGAACGCCGCTGGTGCACCGATTCGAGAATGTCCGCTGCCAGCCGAATTTGATTCGATTCTGGAAGAACACATGGCATTGATGGGTTATGAAATCTTTCAGCACATGGGCGGGGATTACGACCAGAACCCGGATGACTACGGCCCTGCGATCAGCAAAGTCCTCGAATGGGGCAGAAGGGTCACCCCCGAACGCTATCAGGCCAGTCTGGACTATCAGAATATGATCAGCCAGGTCATGCGACGCTGCTTCGCCCGTTCCGAAATCCTGATCTCTCCCGCCACCTATGGGGTTGCCCCCACCCCGTCAACGACCGGGAATCCCGGAATGAATGCCCCCTGGAGCCTGACCGGCTTCCCGACAATCACCATTCCTGTTGCTGTCAGTGAGACCGGCCTGCCGCTGGGAATCCAGATCACTGGACATCCCGATAAATTTGACGATCTGCTCAAAGCCGCCCAGTGGTGTGAAAACGTCTTAAGACCGGGGTATCTGGAACAGATTAAACAAGGCTGA
- the dnaX gene encoding DNA polymerase III subunit gamma/tau: MSKQSLQYTVLARRFRPQNFSEVVGQEMVARALQNAIRGDRVAHAYLFTGARGVGKTSMARILAKALNCPNTQDGIPCGECEICQNIATGSDVDVLEIDGASNRGIDDIRSLRANVNVRSMRSKYKIYIIDEVHMLTKEAFNALLKTLEEPPPNVKFIFCTTEPNKLPDTILSRCQRFDFGYIEETSICERLRQIAEAEGVTVADDAIQLVARRAGGSMRDSQSIFDQLLSFGEDKLTAEGVHRILGTASDERLIGLLDALMQRKRDVALSLFDAALTSGVQLNELVDQLLNYLRDLSVVASGANDVTLLAISENNRESLQRQAEVWGIHTCLAAFQVLNEARNKMFRASHGRALVELALIRMSLLEDLDQLCAFVKSGGAVPAMAAAPRPAVSAAPVSAPAPPPRETPSRPEPAPQPAVDQKKIEKKNENQSVVASNSIESPPPTRDLIPLRAGMESLLLSQLIENTGDLLKDSLKGVASIAISGPKQLDLQFSKSYNFAKQYCERPEMMVKLEAALEKLTGERAKIRLIVQEPAEAEDAADENNSLAQKKRVEKRDLAPAGDEFLQEALTVFNAQSVRVDVLKVKTEEKKEES; the protein is encoded by the coding sequence ATGTCCAAACAATCGCTACAGTACACCGTGCTGGCCCGTCGTTTTCGCCCGCAAAACTTCTCGGAAGTGGTGGGACAGGAAATGGTTGCCCGGGCGCTGCAGAACGCCATCCGGGGAGACCGGGTCGCACACGCCTACCTGTTTACCGGAGCCCGCGGAGTCGGTAAAACGTCGATGGCCCGAATTTTAGCCAAGGCTTTGAACTGTCCCAACACGCAGGATGGAATCCCCTGCGGCGAGTGCGAAATCTGTCAGAACATAGCGACAGGCAGCGATGTCGACGTTCTGGAAATCGACGGTGCGTCGAACCGCGGGATTGATGATATCCGCTCGCTGCGGGCCAATGTTAATGTGCGTTCGATGCGATCCAAATACAAGATCTACATCATCGACGAAGTGCACATGCTGACCAAAGAGGCCTTCAACGCCCTGCTGAAAACGCTGGAAGAGCCGCCTCCGAACGTTAAATTCATCTTCTGTACGACCGAGCCCAATAAGTTACCCGATACGATTCTGTCCCGTTGTCAGCGGTTCGATTTCGGGTATATCGAAGAGACGAGTATCTGTGAACGACTCAGACAGATCGCGGAAGCAGAAGGGGTCACAGTTGCCGATGATGCCATCCAGCTGGTTGCCCGGCGGGCCGGCGGTTCAATGCGGGACAGCCAGTCCATTTTTGACCAGCTGCTGTCGTTTGGTGAAGATAAACTGACGGCAGAAGGTGTGCACCGTATCCTGGGGACTGCCAGTGATGAGCGTTTGATTGGACTACTGGATGCGTTGATGCAGCGAAAGCGGGATGTAGCGCTCTCACTGTTTGATGCAGCCCTGACCTCAGGCGTGCAGCTGAATGAGCTGGTTGATCAGCTCCTGAATTACCTGCGCGATCTGTCGGTCGTGGCGAGTGGCGCCAATGATGTTACGCTGCTGGCCATCTCGGAAAATAATCGGGAGAGCCTGCAACGACAGGCGGAAGTCTGGGGAATTCATACCTGCCTGGCAGCGTTTCAGGTTTTGAATGAAGCGCGGAATAAAATGTTCCGCGCCAGCCATGGTCGTGCCCTGGTCGAGCTGGCGTTGATCCGGATGTCTCTGCTGGAAGACCTCGACCAGTTGTGTGCGTTTGTGAAATCAGGCGGGGCAGTCCCAGCGATGGCCGCCGCCCCCCGTCCCGCAGTCTCTGCAGCCCCGGTTTCAGCTCCTGCTCCCCCTCCCCGGGAAACCCCTTCCCGTCCGGAACCGGCTCCTCAACCGGCTGTCGATCAAAAAAAAATTGAAAAAAAAAATGAAAATCAATCGGTTGTAGCGTCAAATTCAATTGAAAGCCCACCTCCTACCCGGGATTTGATTCCACTCCGGGCTGGGATGGAAAGTTTACTGTTGTCGCAACTTATTGAAAATACAGGGGATCTGTTGAAAGACTCCCTGAAGGGGGTGGCGTCAATAGCAATTTCTGGGCCGAAACAGCTGGATTTACAATTCTCCAAGAGCTATAATTTTGCCAAACAGTACTGCGAACGACCTGAAATGATGGTCAAACTCGAAGCAGCGTTGGAGAAACTGACAGGAGAGCGGGCCAAGATCCGTCTGATTGTTCAGGAACCAGCAGAAGCAGAAGATGCCGCAGACGAAAATAACTCACTAGCACAAAAAAAACGGGTGGAAAAACGAGATCTGGCACCTGCTGGAGATGAATTTCTGCAAGAGGCACTGACTGTGTTTAATGCCCAGAGCGTGCGAGTGGATGTCTTAAAAGTCAAAACGGAAGAGAAAAAAGAGGAATCATAG
- the rpoN gene encoding RNA polymerase factor sigma-54 gives MHLNISQQMKLGQQMKLAPRMIQSMEILQLPLQALEERIDQELAENVCLERVSDTEGTTDTETELMRSQADDDANSYKLDEKEMVAGNETNNESDFERLLEMAEQWPEDNVTSATKPSSNRISEDIERNNDAVANISERQQTINEYLLEQFHYFSCSHEIKEFGEYLIQNLDHNGRLQSSLPEIVQVYGKPISQEEAETALHLIQKCDPPGVGARDLKECLLLQLKPDAPYRDVLVTLITSHLEDLGQNRLPVIQRKTGYSIDTIKNAMSYLRYLDPFPGRGFESEPVLKVTPDVFVKKDENGKYVVELENEYTPPLRISRHYAQLLRNKNDDQTKDYIKKKIDAAKWLIEAIEQRHSTLKRVAQAIVDFQTDFLDNGPEYIVPLKMQQIADVVGVHVTTVSRAVDDKWIQTPRGLYPLKRFFGGGTKTSDGEDVAWGIIRLKMKEIIDGEDKSKPLSDDALVDALAKEGYNLARRTVTKYRKAMNIPSSRQRREY, from the coding sequence ATGCATCTGAATATTTCACAACAAATGAAACTGGGCCAGCAGATGAAGCTGGCTCCCCGGATGATCCAGTCCATGGAGATTCTGCAACTCCCGTTACAGGCGTTGGAGGAACGCATTGACCAGGAACTGGCAGAGAACGTCTGTTTGGAACGGGTCAGTGATACTGAAGGGACGACGGACACCGAAACGGAACTGATGCGGAGTCAGGCTGACGACGATGCCAACAGTTACAAGCTCGACGAAAAAGAGATGGTCGCCGGCAACGAAACCAACAACGAGTCCGATTTCGAACGACTGCTCGAGATGGCAGAACAGTGGCCGGAAGATAATGTGACTTCGGCGACCAAGCCTTCGTCGAACCGGATCAGCGAAGACATCGAGCGCAACAACGATGCGGTCGCCAATATTTCAGAACGCCAGCAGACCATCAATGAATACCTGCTGGAACAGTTTCATTACTTCTCCTGTTCTCACGAGATCAAGGAATTCGGCGAATATCTGATTCAGAACCTCGACCATAATGGTCGGTTGCAGAGTTCCCTGCCCGAGATCGTGCAGGTCTATGGAAAACCAATTTCGCAGGAAGAGGCCGAAACCGCCCTGCACCTCATTCAGAAATGTGATCCTCCCGGCGTGGGGGCGCGGGATTTGAAAGAGTGTCTGCTCCTGCAACTTAAGCCGGACGCTCCCTATCGCGATGTGCTGGTCACCCTGATCACGTCACACCTGGAAGATCTGGGACAAAACCGGTTGCCTGTCATTCAGCGAAAGACCGGCTACTCAATCGACACCATTAAAAATGCGATGTCCTATCTGCGTTACCTGGATCCATTTCCCGGACGTGGATTTGAATCAGAACCGGTCTTGAAAGTGACGCCGGATGTCTTTGTCAAAAAAGACGAAAACGGCAAGTACGTGGTCGAACTTGAGAATGAGTACACACCACCACTGCGGATCAGCCGGCATTACGCACAACTGCTCCGCAATAAAAATGACGATCAGACCAAAGACTACATCAAGAAGAAGATCGATGCTGCCAAATGGTTGATTGAAGCCATCGAGCAGCGGCATAGCACTTTGAAGCGTGTGGCGCAGGCGATTGTCGACTTCCAGACCGACTTTCTCGACAACGGTCCGGAATACATCGTCCCCCTCAAAATGCAGCAGATCGCAGATGTGGTTGGCGTGCATGTTACGACTGTCTCGCGTGCCGTCGATGATAAATGGATCCAGACTCCGCGTGGCCTGTATCCTCTCAAGCGTTTCTTTGGCGGTGGTACCAAGACCTCCGACGGGGAAGACGTGGCCTGGGGCATTATCCGTCTCAAGATGAAAGAGATCATCGATGGGGAAGACAAAAGCAAACCGCTCAGTGATGACGCACTGGTCGATGCCCTGGCGAAGGAAGGTTACAACCTCGCACGACGAACCGTAACCAAATATCGCAAAGCGATGAATATCCCCTCATCCCGACAGCGGCGTGAGTATTAA
- a CDS encoding response regulator transcription factor: MKLLVVEDEKALAQGLKFNFEQEGYAVLTAEDGPTAIRHFEECYESDGESIDLVVLDLMLPGMSGYEIAKEIRRIDEVVPILVLSARELSEDKAYAFDCGTDQYMTKPFALPELLSRVKNLLKRKSLVQKAPVTTRKMPKEYQFGNVTVDFEAFEIEVDGERKSLTNLELRLLQYFIEHEGMVLTRAQILDDVWGEQSAFVTTRTIDNFVLRLRKLVESNPAEPVHIVSVRGAGYRFMPEEMSE, encoded by the coding sequence ATGAAGTTACTTGTTGTTGAAGACGAAAAAGCACTCGCACAGGGTTTAAAGTTCAACTTCGAACAGGAAGGTTATGCGGTACTGACTGCCGAGGACGGTCCGACTGCGATCCGTCATTTCGAAGAATGCTATGAGTCGGACGGGGAGAGTATTGACCTGGTCGTACTGGACCTGATGCTGCCGGGAATGAGCGGATATGAAATTGCCAAGGAGATCCGCCGGATCGACGAAGTCGTGCCAATCCTGGTTCTCAGTGCCCGCGAGCTGAGTGAAGACAAGGCCTACGCTTTCGATTGCGGGACCGATCAGTATATGACGAAGCCGTTCGCCCTGCCCGAACTTTTGAGCCGGGTCAAGAACCTGCTCAAGCGGAAAAGTCTGGTCCAGAAAGCACCAGTCACGACGCGGAAGATGCCCAAGGAATACCAGTTCGGTAATGTGACGGTGGACTTTGAAGCATTTGAAATCGAAGTCGATGGCGAGAGGAAAAGCCTGACCAATCTGGAGTTGCGGCTGCTCCAGTATTTCATCGAGCATGAGGGAATGGTGCTGACGCGAGCCCAGATTCTGGACGACGTCTGGGGCGAGCAATCTGCCTTTGTGACGACCCGCACGATCGATAATTTCGTGCTGAGGCTGCGAAAACTGGTCGAGAGCAATCCTGCCGAACCAGTGCACATTGTTTCCGTACGTGGGGCCGGCTATCGCTTCATGCCGGAAGAAATGTCGGAGTAG
- a CDS encoding YbaB/EbfC family nucleoid-associated protein: protein MFKGLGNLAGMMKQFSEMQGRMQEMQDKLAKLKFEGAAGGGMVTVEANGQQKILGVTIDPTLLESGDKEMLEDLVTAATNAALDKAREGAAEEMAQITGGLNIPGLDEALSKFNPNS from the coding sequence ATGTTCAAAGGACTGGGAAATCTGGCCGGCATGATGAAGCAGTTTTCGGAAATGCAGGGACGGATGCAGGAAATGCAGGACAAACTGGCCAAGCTGAAGTTCGAAGGCGCCGCAGGTGGTGGCATGGTGACTGTAGAAGCCAACGGCCAGCAGAAAATTCTGGGTGTCACCATTGATCCGACACTGCTGGAGAGCGGTGACAAGGAAATGCTGGAAGATCTGGTCACAGCAGCAACCAATGCCGCTCTCGATAAAGCCCGCGAGGGTGCAGCGGAAGAAATGGCTCAAATCACAGGAGGGCTAAACATCCCCGGTCTCGATGAGGCATTGTCCAAGTTCAATCCCAATTCGTAG